One genomic window of Quercus robur chromosome 6, dhQueRobu3.1, whole genome shotgun sequence includes the following:
- the LOC126733028 gene encoding probable mannitol dehydrogenase — protein MAKSPEVEHPKKAFGWAARDSSGIFSPFKFSRRATGEKDVTFKILYCGICHSDLHMVKNEWGMSTYPLVPGHEIVGVVTEVGSKVHRFKVGDKVGVGCLVGACRSCNDCSNNLENYCPKAILTYGAVYHDGTTTYGGYSDIMVADEHFVIRIPDNLPLDAGAPLLCAGITVYSPLKFYGLDKPGLHVGVVGLGGLGHVAVKFAKAMGVKITVISTSPNKKTEALEHLGADSFLVSTDQGQIQAALGTLDGIIDTVSAVHPLLPLIGLLKSHGKLIMVGAPEKPLELPIFPILLGRKIVGGSCIGGLKETQEMIDFAAKHNITADIEVIPIDYVNTAMERLVKADVRYRFVIDIGNTLKVSS, from the exons ATGGCGAAGTCACCAGAGGTTGAACACCCCAAGAAGGCCTTTGGCTGGGCAGCCAGGGATTCTTCTGGGATATTCTCTCCCTTCAAATTCTCTAGAAg GGCAACAGGGGAGAAAGATGTAACGTTCAAAATTCTTTATTGTGGAATATGCCACTCGGACCTTCACATGGTCAAGAACGAATGGGGCATGTCCACCTACCCGCTTGTGCCTGG GCATGAGATTGTGGGCGTGGTGACAGAGGTGGGGAGCAAGGTACATAGATTCAAAGTTGGAGACAAGGTTGGCGTGGGATGCCTTGTTGGAGCATGTCGCTCTTGCAATGACTGTTCCAACAACCTTGAGAATTACTGCCCCAAAGCGATTCTTACTTATGGTGCCGTGTACCATGATGGAACCACCACATATGGAGGCTACTCTGACATCATGGTTGCGGATGAGCACTTTGTGATCCGTATTCCAGACAATCTTCCACTTGATGCTGGTGCCCCCCTTCTCTGTGCTGGGATCACAGTGTACAGCCCCTTGAAATTTTATGGGCTTGACAAACCTGGTTTGCATGTGGGTGTGGTTGGCCTTGGTGGTCTAGGCCATGTTGCAGTGAAGTTTGCTAAAGCTATGGGGGTTAAGATCACAGTGATTAGTACATCGCCTAACAAGAAAACGGAAGCTTTAGAACATCTTGGTGCAGACTCTTTTTTGGTTAGCACAGACCAAGGTCAGATACAG GCTGCTCTGGGCACATTGGATGGTATCATTGATACGGTCTCTGCTGTGCACCCTCTCCTACCTCTAATTGGTCTATTGAAGTCACATGGCAAGCTCATTATGGTTGGTGCACCCGAGAAGCCACTTGAGCTACCTATCTTTCCTATACTCTTGG GACGGAAGATAGTTGGTGGTAGCTGCATTGGAGGCCTGAAAGAGACACAAGAGATGATTGATTTTGCAGCCAAACACAATATTACTGCTGACATTGAGGTGATTCCAATTGATTATGTGAACACTGCCATGGAACGACTTGTGAAAGCAGATGTCAGATACCGATTTGTCATTGATATTGGAAACACATTGAAGGTGAGCTCTTGA